In a genomic window of Anaerolineales bacterium:
- a CDS encoding LysM peptidoglycan-binding domain-containing protein: MGLVAGGEMLYAGGANAAGLAAPVAQGEFPTPTPGPDGRIIYIVREGDTAWTIAAVAGLSLQELYALNGLQPTDFLRPGGQLILGLGGPARPTAGPSTLPTQTPVPPTPTPTFGTGEICVLLFHDRNGNARYDAGEEPIAAGQLSVTDVTGAETVEHATDGTTALSAFEEPIGFCFMDLESGDYNISAAVPVEYNPTTAMNLPIRLNAGEVKYVEFAAQASGGAGGPTPAGGSRSTVLGILGLGLLLGAAGLGYYAMRLNRKSPSSLR; the protein is encoded by the coding sequence TTGGGACTGGTAGCTGGCGGCGAGATGTTGTATGCCGGCGGCGCCAATGCTGCCGGCCTGGCCGCTCCCGTTGCCCAAGGCGAGTTCCCGACGCCAACTCCCGGGCCGGATGGGCGCATCATCTACATTGTGCGCGAGGGTGACACTGCCTGGACTATCGCGGCGGTGGCCGGACTGTCGCTTCAGGAGCTGTATGCGCTGAACGGGCTGCAGCCCACGGATTTCTTACGGCCGGGCGGGCAGCTGATCCTCGGCCTGGGCGGGCCGGCGCGGCCGACCGCCGGACCGAGCACTCTGCCGACTCAGACCCCTGTGCCTCCCACGCCAACCCCCACCTTCGGCACCGGAGAGATCTGCGTCTTGCTTTTCCATGACCGGAACGGCAACGCCCGCTATGATGCCGGAGAAGAACCGATAGCCGCCGGGCAGTTGAGTGTCACCGACGTCACAGGCGCCGAGACCGTGGAACATGCCACCGACGGGACGACGGCCCTGTCAGCCTTCGAGGAGCCGATCGGGTTCTGTTTTATGGACCTGGAAAGCGGCGATTACAACATCAGCGCTGCAGTGCCGGTGGAGTACAACCCGACGACGGCGATGAACCTTCCGATTCGCCTGAACGCTGGCGAGGTCAAGTACGTCGAGTTCGCGGCGCAGGCGAGCGGGGGCGCCGGTGGCCCGACCCCGGCGGGCGGCAGTCGATCGACAGTGCTGGGGATCCTGGGCCTGGGCTTGCTGCTGGGGGCCGCCGGGCTGGGTTACTACGCCATGCGCCTCAACCGAAAGTCGCCTTCTTCCCTGCGCTGA